The following coding sequences lie in one Scatophagus argus isolate fScaArg1 chromosome 9, fScaArg1.pri, whole genome shotgun sequence genomic window:
- the efhb gene encoding EF-hand domain-containing family member B — protein MNATDGNTSYQLKFINRSPNIRTAGKLKPAGDSAKTCFQEMARSPTPPVVRKFRNSIQPEPGAARVHHGKADDPVVAPTLVHGISTKSTLTGTGLLNPPQKTLFQEKLQELSEAVYTSSQKAPLGRSCDRHVRLPAWCDDKTTYGVKTVRDLDVREIIRPSKTAEEVDKEAQEGHKAYVRSHNGYFVGEQIDRKYDWSHYSKDSRFGILTPHFNDGRNVGKSLRWLGETQKFYNPKTVWKRSGNREKMAQQLGKTNNARGNTLNVPPDHTFGILLPLDEYGVGDIICSTEPGQYVRGRDQQRSLVNAVRHHLKKVNFHNFPSLLQAFRHYDKKGKGMIDKEDLQAVCRQFQLDVSEPVLDDLMDCCDADKDGLINFLEFSNFLNWKNKMPINSREQRIMTNERQTSSAPANTGRKPSSESAQLPASQALVKPEDLEPVEPGSSLKILRTLRRPRAVPDHFKTSSSLIGDGSNVPFTSSSRAYGIPSVRSDLPAPRIKRISDTNNYGDASTAGDLLHPSVHALRGVHEEHFFCPRTKEEIAEIFRNVGVNISEETFEEAWKLASMKHPAGEVCVEVFRNVLAEIKAM, from the exons ATGAATGCGACTGACGGGAATACCTCTTACCAACTGAAATTTATCAATAGAAGTCCGAACATACGAACG GCTGGGAAACTAAAACCTGCAGGAGACAGCGCGAAGACCTGCTTCCAAGAAATGGCAAGG tccCCTACCCCACCGGTGGTAAGGAAATTTCGCAACAGCATCCAGCCAGAGCCAGGAGCTGCCAGAGTGCACCACGGGAAGGCAGACGATCCGGTTGTCGCCCCCACTCTTGTTCATGGCATCAGCACCAAATCTACCCTCACC GGCACAGGCTTACTCAATCCTCCCCAAAAGACCCTGTTCCAAGAGAAGTTGCAAGAGCTCAGTGAAGCAGTGTACACCTCAAGTCAAAAAGCACCGTTGGGCAGGTCCTGTGATCGGCACGTTAGACTTCCCGCTTGGTGTGACGACAAAACTACATATGGTGTGAAAACAGTTAGAG ATTTGGATGTGCGTGAAATTATTCGTCCTTCAAAAACCGCAGAGGAGGTGGACAAGGAAGCTCAGGAGGGACACAAGGCTTACGTTCGTAGCCACAACGGCTATTTTGTTG GTGAGCAGATTGACAGGAAGTACGACTGGAGTCACTACAGTAAAGACAGCAGATTTGGGATCCTCACCCCTCATTTCAACGATGGCCGTAATGTCGGCAAAAGTCTCCGGTGGCTGGGGGAAACACAAAA GTTTTACAATCCAAAAACTGTTTGGAAGAGATCTGGAAACAGGGAAAAGATGGCGCAGCAACttggcaaaacaaacaatgc GAGAGGAAATACCTTGAATGTTCCACCAGATCACACTTTTGGAATTCTCTTACCGCTGGATGAATATG GTGTTGGAGACATAATCTGCTCCACTGAGCCAGGTCAGTATGTGAGAGGCCGAGACCAGCAGCGCAGCCTGGTCAACGCAGTGCGACACCACCTGAAGAAGGTCAACTTCCACAACTTCCCCTCCCTGCTGCAGGCGTTCAGACACTATGACAAG AAAGGCAAAGGAATGATTGACAAAGAGGACCTGCAGGCAGTGTGCCGCCAGTTCCAGCTGGACGTGAGCGAGCCAGTCTTGGATGACTTGATGGACTGCTGTGACGCAGACAAGGACGGACTCATCAACTTCCTAGAGTTTTCTAACTTTCTCAACTGGAAGAACAAGATGCCCATCAACAGTCGAGAGCAACGCATTATGACAAATG AGCGTCAGACCAGCTCGGCACCAGCCAACACAGGGAGAAAGCCTTCATCAGAATCGGCACAGCTTCCTGCCTCTCAGGCCTTGGTTAAGCCTGAGGACCTGGAGCCTGTTGAGCCAGGCAGCTCGTTGAAGATCCTCAGGACCCTGAGGCGACCCAGGGCAGTCCCAGACCACTTCaagacctcctcctccctcattGGAGATGGCAGTAATGTTCCATTTACATCAA GCAGCCGCGCCTACGGGATCCCATCTGTGCGCTCCGACCTTCCAGCTCCGCGCATAAAGAGGATCAGTGACACTAACAACTACGGTGATGCATCCACGGCTGGAGATCTTCTGCATCCATCAGTTCACGCCCTTCGCGGTGTTCACGAGGAACACTTCTTCTGTCCTCGCACCAAGGAGGAG ATTGCAGAGATTTTCAGGAATGTGGGTGTGAATATTTCTGAAGAGACGTTTGAGGAGGCCTGGAAGCTGGCGTCCATGAAGCATCCGGCAGGGGAGGTTTGTGTCGAGGTTTTCCGTAACGTACTCGCGGAAATAAAAGCGATGTAG
- the si:dkey-82o10.4 gene encoding m-AAA protease-interacting protein 1, mitochondrial, which produces MQRIVRLASCRELSGLAGRSPDLCAWKRGRICSRKSAMHRQWAEGCARPFSGESGAQGRRMCRQRFVMAGQTLRQFSSEPGADGPQGNRSGQPAISVVGIPDPITFIRCKVIMYLTKLYFDVDINSVEFDRGVKQALVHVSNLMASGRYHRLVDIVSSEMMEHVEKKCRSLSDAQRQQLAVTMDDIVFVLPEDVSVVFDQYDRKFCFVVMRFWILSTHEGPDDPEGTKMFKVAPSKDGGPQKKMATAVYEFQRELTRGASPDWTVTTVWHWQWKAAE; this is translated from the exons ATGCAGCGTATCGTCAGGCTCGCTTCCTGCCGGGAGCTCAGCGGCCTCGCGGGGCGTTCGCCCGACCTCTGCGCCTGGAAGAGGGGCCGGATCTGTAGCCGTAAGTCGGCCATGCACCGGCAGTGGGCGGAGGGCTGTGCTCGTCCCTTCAGCGGGGAGTCCGGCGCGCAGGGCCGGCGGATGTGCAGGCAGAGGTTCGTGATGGCCGGTCAGACACTCAGACAGTTCAGCTCAGAGCCGGGAGCCGATGGGCCGCAGGGGAACCGCAGTGGTCAACCCGCCATCTCCGTGGTCGGCATCCCGGATCCGATTACATTTATCCGCTGTAAAGTCATCATGTATCTCACCAAGCTGTACTTTGATGTAGACATCAACTCTGTGGAGTTTGACAGAGGAGTCAAGCAG GCTTTGGTCCACGTCTCCAACTTGATGGCCAGTGGCAGATACCACAGGCTGGTGGACATAGTGTCCAGTGAG ATGATGGAGCACGTGGAGAAGAAGTGCAGGTCTCTCAGCGATGCTCAGAGGCAGCAGCTAGCGGTTACAATGGATGATATTGTATTTGTGCTGCCCGAAGACGTGTCTGTCGTCTTCGATCAATACG aCAGGAAGTTCTGCTTCGTCGTCATGAGGTTTTGGATTCTGTCAACACACGAAGGCCCCGATGACCCCGAAGGCACAAAGATGTTCAAGGTGGCCCCTAGTAAAGATGGCGGTCCACAGAAGAAGATGGCGACCGCGGTCTACGA GTTCCAGAGGGAGCTGACGAGGGGAGCCTCTCCTGACTGGACTGTCACGACTGTTTGGCACTGGCAGTGGAAAGCAGCTGAGTGA